From Gemmatimonadaceae bacterium, the proteins below share one genomic window:
- a CDS encoding dihydrodipicolinate synthase family protein: MHLSGILGPVVTTFDAATGELDRVAFAANIRAHLAAGLQGVVVAGSTGEAVLLDEAERRQLIETAREATPRDRLLVAGAGAESTRTTVRRCRDAAAAGADAVLVVSPHYYTAAMTADALLGHFRRVADESPVPVVLYNIPKYVGFTIAPSIVSALAMHRNIVGIKDSSGDRDLISLYVNAQGRDFSVLTGNGSAFQASLAAGARGAILAVALFAPELSRLVYHAALAHDDAAATDAQARLAPLAGTIVGTYGVAGVKAALDGVGLRGGPVRPPLQPLGKAELARVRTLLTHGALAASA, from the coding sequence ATGCATCTGTCGGGAATCCTCGGTCCCGTCGTGACCACGTTCGACGCGGCGACCGGCGAGTTGGATCGGGTGGCCTTCGCGGCCAATATCCGGGCGCACCTCGCGGCGGGGCTCCAGGGGGTCGTCGTCGCGGGGTCCACCGGCGAAGCGGTGCTACTCGACGAAGCCGAGCGCCGCCAGTTGATCGAGACGGCGCGGGAAGCGACGCCAAGGGACCGGCTGCTGGTGGCCGGCGCGGGGGCCGAGTCGACGCGCACCACGGTGCGCCGCTGCCGGGACGCCGCTGCGGCCGGTGCCGACGCGGTGCTCGTCGTGTCGCCGCACTACTACACGGCGGCGATGACCGCCGACGCCCTGCTCGGGCACTTCCGGCGCGTGGCCGACGAGAGTCCCGTTCCCGTCGTACTATATAATATTCCTAAATATGTGGGCTTCACCATCGCGCCGTCGATCGTCAGCGCGCTGGCCATGCACCGGAACATCGTGGGCATCAAGGACAGTTCGGGCGACCGCGATCTGATCAGCCTGTACGTGAACGCGCAGGGGCGGGATTTCTCAGTGCTCACGGGCAACGGATCGGCGTTCCAGGCGTCGCTCGCGGCCGGGGCGCGCGGGGCGATCCTGGCCGTCGCCCTGTTCGCCCCCGAGCTGTCGCGCCTGGTGTACCATGCCGCGCTGGCGCACGACGATGCCGCGGCGACCGACGCGCAGGCGCGATTGGCGCCGCTGGCGGGCACGATCGTCGGCACGTACGGCGTGGCCGGAGTGAAAGCGGCGCTCGACGGGGTGGGACTCCGGGGCGGTCCGGTGCGGCCGCCGCTCCAGCCGCTCGGGAAGGCCGAACTCGCCCGCGTACGCACGCTGCTCACCCACGGGGCGCTGGCCGCCAGCGCGTGA
- a CDS encoding M28 family peptidase codes for MSASADADLAFLRALAARPRFTGTQPLARAREVCAVRLRGMGFSVVERPFRYSTLPARFGMPLVGLMSIVLVAGVELAADRLDARAAAGLALLGLGVLLALVRWLTGGGALSLDAARAHGANLEGTRGGEPRVWLVAHLDSKSQRYPLAVRAVGASLTMLAWGALLIACAAGAGGASSPYRWWIWAASAVGGGLLALASAGNESPGAVDNASGVAAMLAAAGRLGPAVPVGVLITDAEEVGLAGAHAWAHGRVPGIAVNCDTIDDRGEFVLLISGRRPGAVCDAAGRAARGTGVPIRVRRLPRGVLTDGVALARAGWACATLSRATVGTLLRIHTPQDSVEMLAGTGIGPAAALLDAMVRELL; via the coding sequence GTGAGCGCCTCCGCGGACGCCGACCTGGCGTTCCTGCGCGCGCTGGCGGCGCGCCCGCGGTTCACGGGCACCCAACCGCTCGCCCGCGCCCGCGAGGTCTGTGCGGTGCGGCTTCGGGGAATGGGGTTCTCGGTCGTGGAGCGCCCGTTTCGCTATTCGACCCTGCCGGCCCGGTTCGGGATGCCGTTGGTGGGACTGATGTCGATCGTGCTGGTGGCCGGCGTCGAGCTGGCCGCCGACCGGCTCGACGCGCGGGCCGCGGCCGGGCTGGCGCTCCTGGGGCTCGGCGTGCTGTTGGCGTTGGTCCGGTGGTTGACCGGTGGTGGGGCCCTGTCACTCGACGCGGCCCGTGCCCATGGCGCCAATCTCGAAGGGACGCGGGGCGGCGAGCCCCGCGTGTGGCTCGTGGCGCATCTCGACTCGAAGTCGCAGCGCTATCCGTTGGCCGTGCGCGCCGTCGGCGCATCACTCACCATGCTCGCCTGGGGCGCGCTGCTCATCGCGTGCGCGGCGGGCGCGGGCGGCGCTTCGTCGCCGTACCGGTGGTGGATCTGGGCGGCGAGCGCGGTCGGCGGCGGGCTGCTCGCGCTGGCCTCGGCGGGCAACGAGTCGCCGGGCGCGGTGGACAACGCTTCGGGTGTCGCGGCGATGCTCGCGGCCGCGGGGCGGTTGGGGCCGGCGGTGCCGGTGGGCGTGCTCATCACGGACGCCGAGGAAGTGGGGCTCGCCGGCGCGCACGCGTGGGCGCACGGGCGCGTGCCGGGCATCGCGGTCAACTGCGACACGATCGACGACCGCGGTGAGTTCGTGCTGCTCATCTCGGGCAGGCGCCCCGGCGCCGTGTGCGATGCGGCGGGCCGCGCGGCGCGCGGCACGGGCGTGCCGATTCGCGTGCGGCGGCTGCCGCGGGGCGTGCTCACGGACGGGGTGGCGCTCGCCCGCGCCGGTTGGGCGTGTGCCACGCTGAGCCGGGCCACCGTGGGGACGCTGCTGCGAATCCACACGCCGCAGGATTCCGTAGAGATGCTGGCGGGGACCGGCATCGGGCCGGCGGCCGCGCTGCTCGACGCCATGGTGCGGGAGTTGCTCTGA
- a CDS encoding DUF456 domain-containing protein, which translates to MSLVVLIVVLAGSLVLVPLGLPGTWLMVGAALVYHVAVRGGGIGVSTIVVVGVLALVGELVEFSLAARFTRKYGGSRRAAWSAILGGLVGALVGVPVPVVGPVIGAFLGAFLGALAAEMTVHGDHRAATRVATGALLGRVAASAIKVALGAVMAVWIVIAALT; encoded by the coding sequence ATGTCGCTGGTCGTTCTGATCGTCGTGCTTGCCGGGTCGCTCGTGTTGGTTCCGCTGGGGTTGCCCGGCACGTGGCTCATGGTCGGGGCGGCGCTGGTGTACCACGTGGCCGTCCGCGGCGGTGGGATCGGTGTGTCCACCATCGTGGTGGTGGGCGTGTTGGCACTCGTGGGCGAACTGGTCGAGTTCTCGCTCGCGGCGCGCTTCACGCGAAAGTATGGCGGCTCACGACGAGCCGCCTGGAGCGCCATCCTGGGCGGCCTCGTGGGCGCGTTGGTGGGGGTGCCGGTGCCGGTGGTCGGCCCCGTGATCGGGGCGTTCCTCGGTGCCTTCCTCGGCGCGCTGGCGGCCGAGATGACGGTGCACGGCGACCATCGGGCGGCGACGCGCGTGGCCACGGGCGCACTGCTGGGGCGCGTGGCCGCATCGGCGATCAAGGTGGCGCTGGGCGCGGTGATGGCGGTATGGATCGTGATCGCCGCGCTCACGTGA
- a CDS encoding adenylosuccinate synthase, translated as MFADDRRTIVVVGAQWGDEGKGKLVDVLAERAQWVVRYQGGANAGHTVDLGDSHFVLHQIPSGILHPGVRCAIGNGVVLDPDTLFTEIDGLVRDGVDVEGRLYVSDRAHLVLPYHKLVDSESHASQAIGTTGRGIGPAYEDKIARRGVRVVDLRHRDRLQGLVEQAVGHANAQLQRFGSSQRVTCDDTMVLLDRLAERLLPLAEDVGLMIHRAGKTGAAVLLEGAQGSLLDVDHGTYPFVTSSNTTAGAAAVGAGIAPMMIDAVLGVVKAYTTRVGNGPLPTELDAAQSDRMRQLGNEFGATTGRPRRCGWFDALVVKYASRINGLTDLAVTKLDVLDTFDKLAICTGYEFEGEMHTEFPSDLAELAGVTPRYEWLDGWQSATSAARRLEDLPAAARGYLDRLEETVGTPVTFVSVGTRRDQIIGLQ; from the coding sequence ATGTTCGCTGACGACCGGCGCACCATCGTCGTGGTGGGCGCGCAGTGGGGAGACGAGGGGAAGGGGAAGCTCGTGGACGTGCTCGCCGAGCGTGCGCAGTGGGTGGTGCGGTATCAGGGCGGCGCCAATGCCGGCCACACCGTGGACCTGGGCGACTCGCACTTCGTGCTTCACCAGATCCCGAGCGGCATCCTGCATCCCGGGGTTCGCTGCGCCATCGGCAACGGCGTGGTGCTCGATCCCGATACGCTATTCACCGAGATCGACGGTCTCGTGCGCGATGGCGTGGACGTGGAGGGCCGGCTGTACGTGAGCGACCGTGCGCATCTGGTGCTGCCCTACCACAAGCTGGTGGACTCCGAGAGCCATGCGAGCCAGGCGATCGGCACCACCGGTCGCGGGATCGGGCCCGCCTACGAGGACAAGATCGCGCGGCGGGGCGTGCGCGTGGTGGATCTACGGCACCGCGACCGGCTCCAAGGACTGGTGGAGCAGGCGGTGGGCCACGCCAATGCGCAGCTGCAGCGGTTCGGCAGCAGCCAGCGCGTAACGTGCGACGACACGATGGTCCTGCTCGACCGCCTGGCCGAACGGCTGCTGCCGCTGGCCGAGGACGTGGGGTTGATGATCCACCGCGCGGGCAAGACCGGGGCTGCGGTGCTGCTCGAGGGCGCGCAGGGCTCGCTGCTCGATGTGGATCACGGCACGTACCCGTTCGTGACGTCGAGCAATACCACGGCGGGCGCCGCCGCGGTGGGTGCCGGCATCGCGCCGATGATGATCGACGCCGTGCTCGGCGTGGTGAAGGCGTACACGACGCGGGTGGGAAACGGGCCGCTCCCGACGGAGTTGGACGCCGCGCAGAGCGACCGCATGCGGCAACTCGGGAACGAATTCGGCGCTACCACCGGCCGGCCGCGCCGCTGCGGGTGGTTCGACGCCCTGGTGGTGAAGTACGCGTCCCGCATCAATGGGCTCACCGACCTCGCGGTCACCAAGCTCGACGTGCTCGACACGTTCGACAAGCTCGCCATCTGCACGGGGTACGAGTTCGAGGGCGAGATGCACACGGAGTTTCCATCGGATCTTGCCGAGCTGGCGGGGGTGACGCCGCGCTACGAGTGGCTGGACGGCTGGCAGTCGGCCACGTCCGCGGCCCGCCGACTCGAAGACCTGCCCGCGGCGGCGCGCGGTTATCTCGACCGGCTGGAGGAGACGGTGGGCACGCCGGTGACGTTCGTGAGCGTCGGCACGCGGCGCGATCAAATCATCGGGCTGCAATGA
- a CDS encoding YpdA family putative bacillithiol disulfide reductase, with translation MAADRVDCDLLIVGAGPCGLAAAISAQRAGLRALVVDAHVVASTITQYPTYVRFFSTAEKLALGGLPFVVAAEKPGRRDALAYYRAVVQHFGLAVRQYERVQAIEGQVGAFEVRTRTRAGEDRVIRAGAVVVATGYFGSPNKLGVSGEDLPHVVHVYREGHEAFQQDAVVVGGGNSAAEAALDLWRSGARVTLVHFGPTFDKRIKPWVRPDFENRVKEGSMAARWNARVGAIEPAAVRITTPEGEDRIPASLVYVMTGFAPNLTLLRDAGVPIDAATGIPAHDPATLETTVPGLFIAGVVVAGFDANKVFIENGRYHGDRIVARLTGRPAPESPRLSAELDS, from the coding sequence GTGGCCGCTGACCGCGTGGACTGCGATCTGCTGATCGTGGGCGCGGGCCCGTGCGGGCTTGCCGCCGCGATTTCCGCGCAGCGCGCGGGGCTGCGCGCGCTCGTGGTGGACGCGCACGTCGTGGCGAGCACGATCACGCAGTATCCCACATACGTGCGGTTCTTTTCCACGGCCGAGAAGCTCGCCCTGGGCGGACTTCCTTTCGTGGTCGCGGCCGAGAAGCCGGGGCGGCGCGACGCGCTGGCCTACTACCGCGCCGTGGTTCAACACTTCGGGCTCGCCGTACGGCAATACGAGCGGGTGCAAGCGATCGAGGGACAGGTCGGGGCCTTCGAGGTACGCACGCGCACGCGCGCCGGTGAAGATCGCGTGATCCGCGCCGGAGCGGTGGTGGTGGCCACCGGCTATTTCGGTTCGCCGAACAAGCTGGGAGTATCGGGCGAGGATCTGCCGCACGTGGTGCACGTCTACCGAGAAGGGCACGAGGCGTTCCAGCAGGACGCGGTCGTGGTGGGCGGCGGCAACTCGGCCGCCGAAGCGGCGCTCGATCTGTGGCGCTCGGGGGCGCGGGTCACGCTCGTCCACTTCGGTCCCACGTTCGACAAGCGCATCAAGCCGTGGGTGCGCCCCGATTTCGAGAATCGGGTCAAAGAGGGAAGCATGGCGGCGCGATGGAATGCCCGGGTGGGCGCCATCGAGCCCGCGGCGGTCCGCATCACGACGCCGGAGGGCGAGGATCGGATCCCCGCGTCGTTGGTGTACGTGATGACGGGATTCGCACCCAATCTGACGCTGCTGCGCGACGCCGGCGTGCCGATCGACGCGGCCACCGGCATTCCGGCCCACGATCCCGCGACCCTCGAGACCACCGTGCCGGGGTTGTTCATTGCCGGGGTGGTTGTGGCGGGGTTCGACGCCAACAAGGTGTTCATCGAGAACGGCCGCTACCATGGGGATCGGATCGTGGCCCGGTTGACCGGGCGTCCGGCGCCCGAGAGCCCGCGGCTGAGCGCGGAACTGGACAGCTGA
- a CDS encoding glycine--tRNA ligase — protein sequence MSPSPNPDVMEKLVSLCKRRGFVFQSSEIYGGTGSVWDYGPLGVELKRNIKDRWWNAMVRARDDIEGLDAAILMHPRVWEASGHVAGFTDPLIDCRNCKRRFRADDPKIKGTPGTPDAQCPACGMKGTLSEPRMFNLMFKTFMGPVEDSAAVVYLRPETAQGIYVNFLNVQQSTRQKVPFGIAQIGKAFRNEITPGNFIFRTREFEQMEMQFFVDPEGDHMQWFEYWKGQRMAWHRALGLEEGRLLFHQHTPEELAHYARAAFDIQFDFGGTLGFQEIEGVHHRGDFDLSRHQEYSGKKLEYFDQPSNRRFVPFVVETSVGADRTTLAVLVNAYREETVEGEAEGRTVLGLHPSLAPIKAGVFPLVKKDGMPEFAEKLARELRKAFPVFYDESGAIGRRYRRQDEVGTPFCITVDGQTMADGTVTLRDRDTLAQERVAAERVGAMIAERASA from the coding sequence ATGTCGCCCAGTCCGAATCCCGACGTGATGGAGAAACTGGTCTCGCTGTGCAAGCGGCGCGGCTTCGTCTTCCAGTCTTCCGAGATCTACGGTGGCACCGGCTCGGTGTGGGACTACGGTCCACTGGGCGTGGAGCTCAAGCGGAACATCAAGGACCGCTGGTGGAACGCGATGGTGCGGGCCCGCGATGACATCGAGGGGCTGGACGCGGCGATTCTCATGCATCCGCGGGTATGGGAGGCGAGCGGCCACGTGGCCGGGTTCACGGATCCGCTGATCGACTGCCGCAACTGCAAGCGGCGGTTCCGCGCGGACGACCCGAAGATCAAGGGCACGCCTGGCACGCCCGACGCACAGTGCCCGGCGTGCGGCATGAAGGGCACGCTCTCGGAGCCGCGCATGTTCAACCTCATGTTCAAGACGTTCATGGGGCCGGTGGAGGACAGTGCGGCCGTGGTGTATCTGCGTCCGGAGACGGCGCAGGGCATTTACGTGAACTTCCTGAACGTGCAGCAGTCCACGCGGCAGAAGGTGCCCTTCGGCATCGCGCAGATCGGCAAGGCGTTCCGCAACGAGATCACGCCGGGGAACTTCATCTTCCGTACGCGCGAGTTCGAGCAGATGGAGATGCAGTTCTTTGTGGATCCCGAAGGCGATCACATGCAGTGGTTCGAGTACTGGAAGGGCCAGCGCATGGCCTGGCACCGCGCGCTGGGGCTCGAGGAGGGGCGACTGCTGTTTCATCAGCACACGCCAGAGGAGCTGGCGCATTACGCGCGCGCCGCGTTCGACATCCAGTTCGACTTCGGCGGCACGCTCGGCTTCCAGGAAATCGAGGGGGTGCACCACCGCGGCGACTTCGATCTGAGCCGGCACCAGGAGTATTCGGGCAAGAAACTCGAGTATTTCGATCAGCCCAGCAACCGGCGGTTCGTGCCGTTCGTGGTGGAGACGTCGGTAGGCGCCGACCGGACGACCCTGGCCGTGCTGGTGAATGCGTATCGCGAGGAGACGGTGGAGGGCGAGGCCGAGGGCCGCACGGTGCTGGGGCTCCATCCATCGCTGGCGCCGATCAAGGCCGGCGTGTTTCCGCTCGTGAAGAAGGACGGGATGCCCGAGTTCGCCGAGAAGCTCGCCCGCGAGTTACGCAAGGCGTTTCCCGTGTTCTATGACGAGTCGGGGGCGATCGGCCGGCGGTACCGCCGCCAGGACGAGGTGGGGACGCCGTTCTGCATCACCGTGGATGGTCAGACGATGGCCGACGGCACCGTCACGCTGCGCGATCGCGACACGCTGGCGCAGGAGCGCGTGGCGGCCGAACGCGTGGGCGCGATGATCGCCGAGCGCGCGAGCGCGTGA
- a CDS encoding SDR family oxidoreductase, giving the protein MSKPIALITGASRGIGRAIALRLATGHDIVGAARSEAELQTLAAEIERGGGRCRPVMLDVTDAAAVASVLADVQADVVVNNAGVGVIKPLLDTTPEEWHRQVDVNFNAVYHVTRAVLPGMVARGRGHVVIIGSIAGRSAFAGGAAYTGTKHAVMAFAECLLLEVRDRGVKVSVVSPGGVATDFGGGDPGAKSWALRPEDVAEAVAHVLATPPNVLVHRVEVRALSKKG; this is encoded by the coding sequence ATGTCGAAGCCCATCGCCCTCATCACCGGTGCCTCGCGCGGCATCGGGCGCGCCATCGCCCTCCGTCTAGCGACCGGCCACGACATCGTGGGCGCGGCGCGCTCGGAGGCGGAATTGCAGACGCTGGCCGCCGAGATCGAAAGAGGCGGCGGGCGTTGCAGGCCGGTCATGCTCGACGTGACCGATGCCGCCGCCGTCGCCTCCGTGCTCGCCGACGTGCAGGCCGACGTGGTGGTCAACAATGCCGGCGTGGGCGTCATCAAGCCGCTGCTCGACACCACCCCCGAAGAGTGGCACCGACAGGTGGACGTCAACTTCAACGCGGTCTACCACGTGACGCGCGCCGTGCTGCCCGGCATGGTGGCGCGCGGCCGCGGTCACGTGGTGATCATCGGTTCGATCGCGGGGCGGAGCGCCTTTGCCGGCGGTGCGGCGTACACGGGTACCAAGCACGCCGTGATGGCGTTTGCCGAGTGCCTGCTGCTCGAAGTACGGGACCGGGGTGTGAAAGTGTCGGTGGTGAGCCCGGGTGGCGTAGCCACGGATTTCGGGGGCGGGGATCCGGGCGCCAAGTCGTGGGCGCTCCGCCCGGAGGACGTGGCTGAAGCGGTGGCCCACGTGCTCGCCACGCCACCCAACGTGCTGGTGCACCGGGTGGAAGTGCGTGCGCTATCGAAGAAGGGGTAG
- a CDS encoding GAF domain-containing sensor histidine kinase has protein sequence MSRASAISGETHLRTPAEGVDFGLRELMAVREIVHAFLTADRPEEVFQFALDRVSPVVGATFACVYLIDGASELMRLAAAYNWPERFTPFLGEMRVRLGFGPSGEAASERRAIEVPDIFSDPSLEDWQEVASELGFRSLVALPLQTGAGVLGTVTFYFGAAGGLSVESRSLLRMVADQMAATAQKARLIDDLRRANSALSDSNAELERQYAELLEARRLQDEFLANLSTDLRAPLAELVGYISKVQAGETGPLTEAEDKALAEVKVSGAELLERIANLLELSELKRGEVEPAVSVFDVRDPMREALTIAAGRRDEVAVQKVEPDDAVTMASDRRRVVRLLVRLIANAYAFTARGTVRAVVEVHEDRVVYRVEDTGIGIPIDAQRYVFEEFRRGWAPAPAPAPAEGGRVGAGLGLALARRTARLLGGDIVLVSAPGEGSTFRVELPLVYEGPAERATGAAGRTTPPGTRTNPE, from the coding sequence GTGAGCCGGGCCTCAGCGATCTCGGGCGAAACCCACCTGCGCACGCCCGCCGAGGGCGTGGACTTCGGACTGCGGGAGTTGATGGCGGTCCGCGAGATCGTTCACGCGTTCCTCACCGCCGACCGCCCCGAAGAGGTCTTCCAGTTCGCCCTTGACCGGGTGAGTCCGGTGGTGGGCGCGACCTTTGCGTGCGTTTACCTGATCGACGGCGCCTCGGAGTTGATGCGGTTGGCGGCGGCGTACAACTGGCCGGAGCGGTTCACGCCGTTTCTGGGCGAGATGCGGGTGCGGCTGGGGTTCGGCCCGAGCGGCGAAGCGGCCAGCGAACGGCGGGCCATCGAGGTACCCGACATCTTCTCCGACCCGTCGCTCGAAGATTGGCAGGAGGTCGCCAGCGAGTTGGGGTTCCGGTCCCTGGTTGCGCTCCCGCTACAGACGGGGGCCGGCGTGCTGGGCACGGTCACTTTCTATTTCGGTGCGGCCGGCGGTTTGAGCGTGGAATCGCGGAGTCTGCTGCGGATGGTGGCCGACCAGATGGCGGCTACGGCGCAGAAGGCCCGGCTGATCGACGACCTGCGTCGCGCCAACTCGGCCCTCAGCGACTCCAATGCCGAGCTGGAACGGCAGTACGCCGAGCTGCTCGAGGCGCGGCGACTGCAGGACGAGTTTCTGGCCAATCTGTCCACGGACCTGCGCGCGCCTCTGGCCGAACTCGTCGGTTACATTTCCAAGGTTCAGGCCGGAGAGACGGGTCCCCTCACCGAGGCCGAGGACAAGGCGCTCGCGGAGGTGAAGGTCTCGGGCGCGGAGTTGCTGGAGCGGATCGCCAATCTGCTGGAGCTCTCGGAGCTCAAGCGTGGCGAAGTGGAGCCGGCGGTGAGTGTGTTCGACGTGCGCGATCCGATGCGTGAAGCGCTGACGATCGCGGCGGGGCGGCGCGACGAGGTGGCGGTGCAGAAGGTCGAACCGGACGACGCGGTGACGATGGCGAGTGATCGCCGGCGGGTGGTGCGGCTGCTGGTCCGACTCATCGCCAATGCCTATGCGTTCACGGCGCGCGGCACGGTGCGCGCAGTGGTCGAGGTGCACGAGGATCGCGTGGTGTATCGCGTGGAAGACACGGGCATCGGTATTCCGATCGACGCGCAGCGCTACGTATTCGAGGAGTTCCGGCGTGGCTGGGCGCCGGCGCCGGCGCCGGCGCCGGCGGAGGGCGGGCGGGTGGGGGCGGGTCTGGGGCTCGCGCTGGCGCGCCGGACGGCGCGGTTGCTGGGCGGCGACATCGTGCTGGTGAGCGCGCCGGGGGAGGGCTCGACGTTCCGCGTCGAGTTGCCGTTGGTGTACGAGGGGCCCGCCGAGCGGGCAACGGGGGCAGCAGGCCGCACGACGCCTCCGGGAACGAGGACCAATCCGGAATGA
- a CDS encoding EsaB/YukD family protein, translating into MSAAPFVTQLRARRDTIRLGTPDEKTITIRVEMPEVWDTVRIAVPGSAKVDVVKVRALEALFPQAQYHEDFVVKLRGWEVLNEHETLADAGVTDGAILLLTHRLRRALR; encoded by the coding sequence ATGAGCGCCGCGCCGTTCGTCACTCAGCTGCGCGCCCGCCGCGACACGATCCGGTTAGGCACGCCCGACGAGAAGACGATCACGATTCGCGTGGAGATGCCTGAGGTATGGGACACCGTACGGATCGCGGTGCCGGGCTCGGCCAAGGTGGACGTGGTCAAGGTGCGCGCCCTCGAGGCGCTCTTTCCGCAGGCGCAGTATCACGAGGACTTCGTGGTCAAGCTGCGCGGGTGGGAAGTGCTGAATGAGCACGAGACCCTGGCCGATGCCGGTGTGACGGACGGCGCGATCCTCCTGCTCACGCACCGCCTCCGCCGCGCGCTGCGCTGA
- a CDS encoding histone deacetylase, whose amino-acid sequence MSLAYISHSDCGRHDTGWGHPEHVGRLRAVPRALRDDAELFREIQHVEGRHATEDELRLIHDPAHVAHVRTLAEQGGGRLDPDTVVSEGSWDAARAAAGCVLDGVDMAFDGRARRNFSVVRPPGHHALRDRGMGFCLFGNVALAAHYVRRVHGAERVLIVDWDVHHGNGTQALVQDTPDIRFVSLHQWPWYPGTGAAGDRGPHGSVWNVPMQAGLAPQRYVDTLLGAVDDATRGFTPDLVLVSAGFDSLAGDPLGGFTLELEHVAALTRAVVERADTWCGGRVVSALEGGYAPDRLGAACVAHLRALR is encoded by the coding sequence ATGTCGCTGGCCTACATCTCGCATTCCGACTGCGGCCGCCACGACACGGGGTGGGGGCATCCCGAGCACGTGGGGCGGCTGCGCGCGGTGCCGCGCGCGCTGCGCGACGACGCGGAGCTGTTTCGCGAGATCCAGCATGTCGAGGGGCGCCACGCGACCGAGGACGAACTGCGTCTCATCCACGACCCGGCGCACGTGGCGCACGTGCGCACCCTCGCCGAACAGGGTGGGGGGCGGCTGGATCCCGACACGGTGGTGAGCGAAGGTTCGTGGGACGCGGCCCGTGCGGCGGCGGGCTGCGTGCTCGATGGTGTGGACATGGCATTCGACGGCCGGGCGAGGCGCAACTTCAGCGTGGTGCGGCCTCCGGGGCACCACGCCCTGCGCGACCGCGGCATGGGGTTCTGTCTGTTCGGCAACGTCGCGCTGGCGGCCCACTACGTGCGACGGGTGCATGGTGCGGAGCGCGTCCTGATCGTGGATTGGGACGTGCACCACGGCAATGGCACGCAGGCGCTCGTCCAGGACACGCCGGACATCCGGTTCGTGTCGCTTCACCAGTGGCCCTGGTACCCGGGCACGGGAGCGGCTGGCGACCGCGGCCCACACGGATCGGTGTGGAACGTGCCGATGCAAGCCGGGCTCGCTCCCCAGCGCTACGTGGACACCTTGCTCGGCGCGGTGGATGACGCGACGCGCGGATTCACGCCTGACCTGGTGCTCGTGTCGGCGGGGTTCGATTCGCTGGCCGGAGATCCGCTGGGTGGATTCACGTTGGAGTTGGAGCATGTGGCGGCGCTCACGCGGGCGGTGGTGGAACGGGCCGACACGTGGTGCGGGGGCCGGGTCGTGAGCGCACTCGAGGGTGGATATGCGCCCGACCGCCTGGGGGCGGCGTGTGTGGCACACCTGCGGGCGCTTCGCTGA
- a CDS encoding serine/threonine-protein kinase: MFCPDCGTWNRATAESCARCSAALPELEHAPKEKPSETISALRHATGSRYRVLQRLGGGGMADVFLADHAQLERRVVIKVLHAHLAKDSEMMERFRREAQAAARLVHPHICPVMDAGSQGTTVYTVMPYLSGGSLSDRIAKRRMVDPVEVATAIAQVATALDYAHRRGIVHRDIKPDNVLFDDDGNAILTDFGIAEARHHGRLTASGRAMGTPHYMSPEQAMGKLVDGRSDVYALGIVLYESAVGFPPFDGPDAFSVGYKQVHEQPVAPDQVDSRVPATLAAIIMQCLAKAPSQRYARANDLADALIGFVESMPNNEAAHRAAWSARHPTEAPPA; encoded by the coding sequence ATGTTCTGTCCGGATTGCGGCACCTGGAATCGCGCCACAGCCGAGAGTTGCGCGCGCTGCAGCGCGGCACTCCCGGAGTTGGAGCACGCGCCCAAGGAAAAGCCGAGCGAGACGATTTCGGCATTGCGCCACGCGACGGGCAGTCGCTATCGCGTGCTGCAGCGGCTGGGCGGCGGCGGCATGGCCGACGTGTTCCTGGCCGACCACGCGCAGTTGGAACGCCGCGTGGTGATCAAGGTGCTCCACGCGCACCTGGCCAAGGACTCCGAGATGATGGAACGGTTCCGCCGCGAAGCTCAGGCGGCGGCGCGGCTGGTGCACCCGCACATCTGCCCGGTGATGGATGCCGGGAGCCAGGGAACGACCGTGTACACGGTGATGCCGTATCTGTCGGGGGGCTCGCTTTCCGATCGGATCGCCAAGCGCCGGATGGTCGATCCCGTGGAGGTGGCCACGGCCATCGCGCAGGTTGCGACGGCGCTCGACTACGCGCACCGGCGCGGCATCGTGCACCGCGACATCAAGCCCGACAACGTCCTGTTCGACGACGACGGCAACGCGATTCTCACCGACTTCGGCATCGCCGAAGCGCGGCACCATGGGCGTCTCACCGCGTCGGGGCGGGCCATGGGCACGCCGCATTACATGTCGCCCGAGCAGGCGATGGGCAAGTTGGTGGACGGGCGCAGCGACGTGTACGCGTTGGGCATCGTGCTGTACGAGTCGGCGGTGGGATTCCCTCCCTTTGACGGGCCCGACGCCTTCTCCGTGGGCTACAAGCAGGTGCACGAGCAGCCCGTGGCGCCCGACCAGGTGGACTCGCGCGTGCCGGCGACGCTGGCCGCGATCATCATGCAGTGTCTGGCCAAGGCACCGAGCCAGCGATATGCGCGGGCCAACGACCTGGCCGACGCGCTCATCGGGTTCGTGGAAAGCATGCCGAACAACGAGGCGGCGCACCGTGCGGCGTGGAGCGCGCGCCACCCCACGGAGGCGCCCCCCGCGTGA